One part of the Marinobacterium rhizophilum genome encodes these proteins:
- a CDS encoding TusE/DsrC/DsvC family sulfur relay protein, producing the protein MTYLDLNDRRIELDNEGYLRDLSQWTPQVAEALAAQSSLQLSEAHWEVLYVLRDFYQRFEHAPAMRPLVKAVGLSLGPEKGRSIYLLKLFPDSPAKLAARLAGLPKPTNCL; encoded by the coding sequence ATGACATACCTGGACCTGAACGACCGCCGCATCGAACTCGACAACGAAGGCTACCTGCGTGACCTGTCCCAATGGACCCCGCAGGTCGCAGAGGCGCTGGCCGCACAAAGCTCACTGCAACTGAGCGAGGCCCACTGGGAAGTCCTCTATGTGCTGCGCGACTTCTACCAGCGCTTTGAACATGCACCCGCCATGCGCCCACTGGTCAAGGCCGTCGGCCTGAGCCTGGGACCGGAAAAGGGCCGCAGCATTTACCTGCTAAAACTGTTCCCCGACAGCCCGGCCAAGCTGGCGGCACGCCTGGCAGGATTACCCAAGCCCACCAACTGCCTCTAG
- a CDS encoding NAD(P)-dependent oxidoreductase produces the protein MNQPRIAFLGIGLMGHPMALNLLRAGYPLNAWNRTFSKAESLRSDGALPYHQAQDAVKDADIVISMLENGPVVDAVLFSEATLAALKPGALVIDMSSIPPAMAKRHHQLLAERQHGYLDAPVSGGTLGAEQACLSIMAGGSKADFERAGPIFSRLGKAATYIGPAGSGQLAKCANQAIVGITIGAVSEALLLAAQGGADPAAVREALLGGFASSRILELHGQRMIDRSFMPGATARVQLKDLQTILDTAQQEDLQLPLAEQAFAQYKHLVERGLDGVDHSGLLLQLEALNAPARLNDRETIKPNDMPEA, from the coding sequence ATGAACCAGCCCCGCATCGCATTTCTCGGAATCGGCCTGATGGGCCACCCCATGGCTCTTAACCTGCTGCGTGCAGGCTACCCCCTCAACGCCTGGAATCGCACCTTCAGCAAGGCTGAGTCACTGCGCAGCGATGGCGCCTTGCCGTACCACCAGGCGCAGGACGCGGTGAAAGATGCCGATATCGTCATCAGCATGCTGGAAAACGGCCCGGTGGTCGATGCCGTGCTGTTCAGCGAGGCAACACTTGCGGCCCTGAAACCTGGCGCGCTGGTGATCGACATGAGCTCAATACCCCCTGCGATGGCCAAGCGCCACCACCAGCTGCTGGCCGAACGCCAGCACGGCTACCTTGATGCCCCGGTATCCGGCGGCACCCTCGGCGCGGAGCAGGCCTGCCTGTCCATCATGGCGGGCGGCAGCAAGGCGGACTTTGAGCGGGCCGGGCCAATATTTTCCCGCCTCGGCAAGGCTGCCACCTACATAGGTCCGGCGGGCTCCGGCCAGCTGGCCAAATGCGCCAACCAGGCCATTGTCGGCATTACCATCGGCGCCGTCTCCGAAGCCCTGCTGCTTGCGGCCCAGGGCGGCGCAGACCCTGCAGCCGTGCGCGAAGCCCTGCTTGGCGGATTTGCCAGCAGCCGCATACTGGAGCTGCACGGACAGCGCATGATCGATCGCAGTTTCATGCCGGGCGCCACCGCCCGCGTGCAGCTCAAGGATCTGCAAACCATACTCGATACCGCGCAGCAAGAAGACCTGCAATTGCCACTGGCCGAGCAGGCCTTCGCCCAGTACAAGCATCTGGTCGAACGCGGGCTGGACGGCGTCGATCACAGCGGCCTGCTGCTGCAACTGGAGGCACTGAATGCGCCTGCACGCCTGAATGACCGGGAAACCATCAAGCCCAACGACATGCCCGAGGCCTGA
- the tusB gene encoding sulfurtransferase complex subunit TusB yields the protein MTLHTLNRPPSNTALLADCLRACSSGDCLLLIEDGVYCALADLKLQLPDGVTACALAADVAARGLQSRLHDSIRQLDDADFVQLCCDHPRVISWY from the coding sequence ATGACCCTGCATACCCTGAACCGCCCGCCCTCCAATACCGCTCTGCTGGCTGACTGCCTGCGCGCCTGCAGCAGCGGCGACTGCCTGCTGCTTATTGAAGACGGTGTTTATTGCGCCCTGGCCGACCTGAAACTTCAACTGCCGGACGGAGTCACCGCCTGCGCCTTAGCAGCCGATGTTGCCGCCCGCGGCCTCCAGAGCCGCCTGCACGACAGCATCCGGCAGCTGGACGACGCCGACTTCGTGCAGCTGTGCTGCGACCACCCCCGGGTGATCAGCTGGTACTGA